The genomic region CTCCAGAGGGTATAGATGCGACGGACGATTTTCATAAGGCAAAACTAGGGTTTAATCTTCTACTGGAAAAGGTACAAAAACAAATTTGTTAAAGTTTTGATCGGTATCTATCACAAAGAGGCAGCAAAACTCATCTGCGTTCTTGAATACTTCTTTGAAGTTTTCAGGTTTATCAACTAGTTGTTTTTGGATGAATTCGTCTAGATAAGAAATATAATAATTATAACCAGGCATAATTTAAATAAATAAGTTTATCGAAAATTGTTTATTCATAAATTAAATAAATAAATTTATCGAAAATTATTTACTTTTTGAAAAATATGTTACATGAAGGACATTACTTTGCTTTTTAAAAAATTTTTATGAATCATTGTCGAGTGATTATCTTGCTGAAATAAAATAACAGTTTAGTTGGTGCTATTAAAAACAGAACGCTGATGATAGCCAAAAGAGTTTGATATGAGAAAGAATGCGCAAACCGGTAACACCCCAAGGCCATTGAATGGGGCAGAGGAAGTATTTGAGGCACACGCATTTAATCAGTTTCAGTTATTTGCCATTACTCCAGAAGGATGCGAAGACTCCGGCTTAGCCATCGCAGCTGCACGTGCAGGACATATAGGGATTTTTAACCTAATCAACAATAGTTTATCTATTAAACAAAAACGAAATCACATCGCCCGGCTTGAAAATTTAGCTAATGCAAGATACGGATTGATTCTTTCATCTTGCCAATTAAAAAGCCTGGATTCCCTCATCGACTCTTACGAGGGTATACACATCTTATTAATAGAAGTTAGAGCGCCAACTACTGGGCTAAAGGATTTCAAAAAACTTAAAAAGAAAGCCCAGAGGATCGGTTGTGTTGTTACCAGTCTGGAAGAAGCAGAACTAGCTGTAGACTTAGGTGCTGATTTCATAGTAGCAAAAGGAAATGAGTCCGGCGGATGGGTAGGAGAAGAAACAGCCTTCGTCCTGACTCAAAAATTAACCAAGTGGAATAAGTGCCCAGTTGTAGCTTGGGGTGGAGCGGGATTTCACAGTGCTGCGTCGCTAGTGGTTTGCGGGGCAAAAGGAATTGTCTTGGATTGGCAACTATCACTCGCAAGTGAATCTGCTGTCCCAAAGGCGCTTAAGCACAAGATTCAATCTATGGATGGCAGCGAGACTATCGCTTTGCCTGGACCTTTCGCTAAAAGCTTCCGACTTTTAGCTAGTCCTGGATTTCATGCAAAAGAGCAACTTCTAAGTATTTCAGCCAAAAGCAGGGCACAGTCTGAACGTGCTTCAGAATTATTTTCGGAATGGGACGATCAAATCTCACTCCTAAATCAGTCCGTAGCCATAGAGGATAGGCCATGGCTTACAGGCCAAGATGCCTGTCTGGCTAGCTCATTTTACAGTAAATCAAAATCCGTTGCAGGTATGCTTTCAGCTCTCCAAGCTAAAATACTCAAGCAAGTAAAAGCAGCCTCTGAGGAAAATCTAGCTAGACCTCAAAGCCCTTTAGCTAAATCACTCGGCATAGAATTCCCTATTCTACAGGGGCCCATGACGAGGGTAAGTGACACTGCGGAATTCTGTAATGCAGTAGCAACTGGAGGAGCATTGCCCTTTCTTGCATTAGCTATGATGCCTCAAAAAGCTGTCCGCGAACTCATGGAAAAGACTAAAGCTCTACTTGGAGAAAAACCATGGGGAGCAGGTCTACTCGGCTTCAATGCTCCTCAACTATATAAAGAACAGCTCGAAGTAGTTTTAGATGTTCACCCTTCTTATACTATTATTGCAGGCGGACGCCCTGACCAAGCTTCTGCTTTAGAAGCCAAGGGAATATCCAGCTATCTTCACGTCCCTTCTCCTTCGATCCTAGACATTTTTATCAATGAAGGAGCGAGAAAATTTATCTTCGAAGGCAGAGAATGTGGTGGTCATGTTGGACCTCGGACTAGCTTAGTTCTATGGGACAGTATGGTCCACGTCATTTTAAACGCTGGCCTATCAGAAGCCGAGTTAAGTAAGTTACAAGTCATCTTTGCTGGAGGTATCCATGATGCTAAAAGCGCTGCTATGGCGACTACCATCGCTCAGCCTTTGGCTGAAAAAGGAGTCCAAGTTGGCCTCTTGATGGGAACGGGCTATTTATTTACTCATGAAATAGTGGAAAGCTCTGCTGTAGTCGAACAATTCCGGAAAGTAGCCCAGGATGCAGACAAAACGGTTGTCATCGAGTCAAGCCCTGGCCATGCCATTCGATGTGCTGACACCGAATTTATTTCGTTTTTCGAGTCGGAAAAACGGCGTCTTCAATCAACTGATGTCAGCCATGAAACCATCAGCAAAACATTAGAAAAACTTACTGTTGGCCGTCTGCGTATTGCATCCAAAGGTGTGACACGTATTGACAATCCAAAGCCAGGCGAGAGCCCTTATGCGGAGGTAGAGAAGGATGAACAACTCCGCGATGGTATGTACATGATTGGTCAAGTCGCTTGCATGCATCAGGAGCCCTTTTCCATTCGGGACCTCCATCAGGAAATTTCTCTTGAATCTCAAGAGATTTTGAAAAATTTCCATGCTAGTCCTGATTCCGTAGAAGTAGTAAATGAAGCATCTCCTGCCCCACCTGCCTTGGACATTGCCATTATTGGGATGGGAGGCTTTCTACCTGGCGCGAATGACTTAGAAACCTATTGGCAGAATATATTAGATAAAAAAGATGCCATTGGAGAAGTACCCGAAGACCGTTTTGATTTCAAACTATGGTATAACAAAGACAAATCTATTCGTGATACCATTAATAGTAAGTGGGGAGGTTTTATCGAGGACGTGCCATTTGACCCCTTTAAGTATGGTATCCCTCCAACTGCGCTAAGAAGTATTGAACCGGCACAATTGCTTTCTGTGGAGTTGATTGGCCGGTTATTAGACCAAATCAGTTGTCGTGAAACTAACCCATACCGCGAGAAAACATCCGTTATATTCGGTGCAGGTGGTGGTCTAGGGCAGTTAGGAACAAACTACGCTGTTCGCTCCATGTTACCAAATCTTATCCAGGGACTAGATGAAACCGTTTGGGAGCAATTACCTAAATGGACAGAAGATAGTTTCCCGGGAATTTTGCTAAATGTGATAACTGGACGAATCAGCAACCGCTTCGATTTAGGCGGCGTTAATTACACCGTGGACGCAGCCTGCGGATCTTCACTTGCGGCTGTTTATTTGGCTTGCCAAGAACTAGCCTCCGGAACTAGTGATCTCGTGATGGCTGGCGGATGCGACACCATGCAGTCAGCGTTTAGTTATATGGCTTTTGCTCAAACTGGAGCACTTTCCCCAACTGGTAGATCCAAAACCTTTGATGAAAGTGCAGATGGTATCGCTATCAGTGAGGGTGTTGCGGCAGTTGCTTTAAAACGTAGAGAAGACGCCGAAAGAGATGGTGACCACATTTATGCTATTATAAAAGGTGCAGGCGGCGGTTCAGACGGGAAACACAAAAGCCTAACTGCTCCATCCCACAACGGCCAAATTAGAACGATTTCAAGGGCTTATGAACAAGCCAGGTACAGTCCCTCAAGTGTAGGACTCTTTGAAATGCACGGCACAGGAACAGCTCTCGGAGATAGTACCGAAGGCCCCGCGCTACGCGAATTGCTCGAATCTTTCAGCGCTGCCAAAGGCTCTGCTGCTGTTAGCAGTGTGAAGTCCATGATAGGCCATACGAAGTCAACTGCTGGTGTCGTAGGTCTGATGAAAGCCGTTCTCTCACTTTATTATCGCGTACTACCGCCGACTCTACACGTCAATCGGCCCAATCCAAAAGCTCAATTAGAAAATGGTCCTTTATATGTAAACACTGAAACCCGCCCTTGGATTCGCAATGGACATGCGCGTCGAGCTGGGATCTCGGCTTTTGGTTTTGGAGGCACAAACTACCACGTGACAGTAGAAGAGTACCAAGATCAAGCCATCAGTCATCATAATGAGTCACCTTGTAAACATTGGCCAGCTGAGTTGTTCATTCTTGGGGCGGCATCCAAGGAACAACTCAAGAAAAGAATCTTGAGCTTTCTTTCAGAAATTCGTGCCGTTTCTACTTCAGGTGCAAATGTATCTTTAGCCGACGTAGCCTACACCGGCCATCGCAAGGCTCTTAGTAATGGAGAAATCAAAGCAGCACTGGTAACTAGCTCTCTACGAGAACTTATCAAACAATTAGAGTCCCTGTCTGAGCATCTAAGCAATAGTGCATCCACCAACCTTCAAAAGCTTGGTATTTATTTCTCAGAACAACCAATAACTCAGAATGGAAAGGTAGCATTCCTGTTTCCAGGTCAAGGATCACAATACCCAAACATGCTTAGAGACATGGCCATCACCTTTCCTGAAGTAGCCCAAACGTTCGAAAGAGCTAACCATGTCTTAACTGATCGCTTTAAAACTCAGCTCAGTGACTATATTTTTCCTATCTCCGTTTTTACCGAAGAAGAACGAAAACAACAAAATAAGAAGCTCACCTCGACGGATATTGCTCAGCCCGCTCTTGGAGTTTGTGATACTGCTATGCTCCATCTGCTTTCTAAATTTGGTATTTCAGCCGAAATGGCTGCCGGGCATAGCTATGGTGAACTCGTTGCTTTGCATGCTGCTGGAAGCCTAGATGAAGAAGCCCTTTTCCTTTTATCTGCGCAACGTGGAAAATCCATTACAGATATGGTTGCCAGCGACGCTTCCAAAGACCTTGGCAAAATGATTGCAGTTTCGGCAAATGAAGAAACCCTTCTACCGCTCTTAGAAAAAATGGATGGCGTTTGGCCGGCCAACCTTAATAGTCCAGAGCAGACGATTCTTAGCTGTAAGAGCGAGAACATCTCCGAGTTAATAGCAACACTCAAGAAAAATGACATAGAC from Verrucomicrobiota bacterium harbors:
- a CDS encoding SDR family NAD(P)-dependent oxidoreductase produces the protein MRKNAQTGNTPRPLNGAEEVFEAHAFNQFQLFAITPEGCEDSGLAIAAARAGHIGIFNLINNSLSIKQKRNHIARLENLANARYGLILSSCQLKSLDSLIDSYEGIHILLIEVRAPTTGLKDFKKLKKKAQRIGCVVTSLEEAELAVDLGADFIVAKGNESGGWVGEETAFVLTQKLTKWNKCPVVAWGGAGFHSAASLVVCGAKGIVLDWQLSLASESAVPKALKHKIQSMDGSETIALPGPFAKSFRLLASPGFHAKEQLLSISAKSRAQSERASELFSEWDDQISLLNQSVAIEDRPWLTGQDACLASSFYSKSKSVAGMLSALQAKILKQVKAASEENLARPQSPLAKSLGIEFPILQGPMTRVSDTAEFCNAVATGGALPFLALAMMPQKAVRELMEKTKALLGEKPWGAGLLGFNAPQLYKEQLEVVLDVHPSYTIIAGGRPDQASALEAKGISSYLHVPSPSILDIFINEGARKFIFEGRECGGHVGPRTSLVLWDSMVHVILNAGLSEAELSKLQVIFAGGIHDAKSAAMATTIAQPLAEKGVQVGLLMGTGYLFTHEIVESSAVVEQFRKVAQDADKTVVIESSPGHAIRCADTEFISFFESEKRRLQSTDVSHETISKTLEKLTVGRLRIASKGVTRIDNPKPGESPYAEVEKDEQLRDGMYMIGQVACMHQEPFSIRDLHQEISLESQEILKNFHASPDSVEVVNEASPAPPALDIAIIGMGGFLPGANDLETYWQNILDKKDAIGEVPEDRFDFKLWYNKDKSIRDTINSKWGGFIEDVPFDPFKYGIPPTALRSIEPAQLLSVELIGRLLDQISCRETNPYREKTSVIFGAGGGLGQLGTNYAVRSMLPNLIQGLDETVWEQLPKWTEDSFPGILLNVITGRISNRFDLGGVNYTVDAACGSSLAAVYLACQELASGTSDLVMAGGCDTMQSAFSYMAFAQTGALSPTGRSKTFDESADGIAISEGVAAVALKRREDAERDGDHIYAIIKGAGGGSDGKHKSLTAPSHNGQIRTISRAYEQARYSPSSVGLFEMHGTGTALGDSTEGPALRELLESFSAAKGSAAVSSVKSMIGHTKSTAGVVGLMKAVLSLYYRVLPPTLHVNRPNPKAQLENGPLYVNTETRPWIRNGHARRAGISAFGFGGTNYHVTVEEYQDQAISHHNESPCKHWPAELFILGAASKEQLKKRILSFLSEIRAVSTSGANVSLADVAYTGHRKALSNGEIKAALVTSSLRELIKQLESLSEHLSNSASTNLQKLGIYFSEQPITQNGKVAFLFPGQGSQYPNMLRDMAITFPEVAQTFERANHVLTDRFKTQLSDYIFPISVFTEEERKQQNKKLTSTDIAQPALGVCDTAMLHLLSKFGISAEMAAGHSYGELVALHAAGSLDEEALFLLSAQRGKSITDMVASDASKDLGKMIAVSANEETLLPLLEKMDGVWPANLNSPEQTILSCKSENISELIATLKKNDIDYVPLPVSCGFHSPIMAPAAKAFEEALKNTSFEVPNLKVYSNATAQTYPSDSQKPRELLSQQLVQQVLFQKEIEAMYDAGARVFVEIGPKNVLTKLVTTILKDKAHTAIATDNAKIHGVTAFLHSLANLCAEGIEVYAEPLYEGRNLKVLDFRNLAKTAKEGYPKHYWLVNGALARPCTEAPAIPTPKATMTKAINQELLAQENTMTSPSNNHSMETHSNRKPSASPSYPIVSSPGSLEIFSQYQETMRQFLATQENVLSRLLHQEGSSFANGASLSVPSPAIQNVVSNGTTLATSAQVSIEAQTASLTSEPIEEKVPQTIAANSTQPTVKEQLLEIAASRTGYPAEMLELNADMEADLGIDSIKRVEIVSSVRKAIMPEMAEPPSWFMEKMSEAKALQNILDGLTELIGGTRAEKSPPSIEQNSASKSTSYPTDMKGELLQVVAERTGYPQEMLDMQADMEADLGIDSIKRVEIVSSVRKAVIPEMTEPPSWFMEKMSGAKTIQNILDGLTGLIGKESKEIPEPAVQTQPASTSNLSAADLKGELLQVVAERTGYPQEMLDMEADMEADLGIDSIKRIEIVAGVRRSLFPDLIEPPQWFMDKMTSSKSLEQILEGLSQLGLDLVELPQETQDLRQNTNSTSSVATEAFIDKCPRCTELVFEQPLESKIPEDLSGKVFILTQSEKKYCHQLSKMISDRGGKVEIFPTESLKGRSTAEKNIEELRLKHGKISGIIHLLPLDQTTEFPGMKLEEWQSNVDLEVKGLLFLLQSMEQELVNVPGTCVISLSIGGGDFDPSIDSEACYPWRGALSGLLKTAAAEWPKAKFRTIDFEYDPSDNILEQVLAELNEDGPIDIGYRDNKRLAIRAHLDELPDEVPSSYAIDLSDKDLVLVIGGARGITSEISQEIAQATRSKFILVGRSELTTEEDPSFVGIEDENGLKKKIIELSTQSGKKLHIKEVADQVKRIMAAREIRKSLMHIGTFASHVEYHSCDVTNTNELKKLIDDIDKKHGGIDALIHGAGVLEDKYLIDKAADSFDRVWKTKIDPMLTLSEVLDPKRLKLAMIFSSVSGFFGNPGQGDYAAANETLNRMARRLRNLWKTKVIAMNWGPWSGAGMVTPEVQRQFVSRGIPMVHVPAGRRAAVQEIYYHKGPQVRLVIGPGPWINNSENVSVLIEKEPVS